A genomic segment from Nymphalis io chromosome 15, ilAglIoxx1.1, whole genome shotgun sequence encodes:
- the LOC126773617 gene encoding sarcolemmal membrane-associated protein: MLTLKANCIMVIAKNKKQNKTQIKGMDYNWTPAPESLNNQDVSVPRAVFIPHSNSLPFEERRVTLEQPVKIGRNVYRSSPSPTNTIFECRVLSRHHATLYYDKGHFYLVDNQSSNGTFVNNSRYTLAKEPHEVFSGDIVQFGIPVVENADNSEKNTFPPVVALLKLYHPDGQEAKLSFNPAMTTPLHLKELYQLNNFVQEAIQREASLESRLRTLRECVERTRAEAAASWELFVGEQRLLMRVHTMEAMLAAGKNPDAHHVAQLLTDKRNYQEVAQESLRTAHEQRLALEESLERRSREAAALHHHNYALRLAASDALQELQKLAARCDRKMCAARLAVAAAEEREQTLRKHLPLAYSVQNGEAKMLVVSTDSNKLQEAKRNGSLEDAVRALPDYIKLLLPQHLLNKVGIKAISAEGKSAKEFELILKQNNIYNLEEREKQQVEECSVGGSGEKPGDSDLCTDDEKHSRLNHDTTVHEVENLGTIDGEIRPDNNANSTYSEPDIKEDSSGKGGVEYANILRVMAGLNEEIKALRERVSACTAENEKLRDVRDELLAAQLEPRPHDDDDVATYRARLADLQEQLTKSTVAEEAKVAEIQRLATNAAEMQAELAFRPTRADIDDLTAVVGKLRADLLARDQQVERLQAALDKHRNTVDRAVETSTSLEDLRVAVDDTIDEKQISAKIDEMFNIDDDDDEDEETDSAVTEIDKDESAVGPRSDTVGVVSEYLRLDDEERLQVTMQNGTLHALEEELVRAKERWAEVCAERARLAAQLATVQNKPLRLDLSHAVALAVPVLVACLYFLLLPYVS; the protein is encoded by the exons ATGCTTACTCTGAAAGCGAATTGTATAATGGTGATAGCAAAGAATAAGAAGCAAAATAAGACACAAATAAAGGGTATGGATTACAATTGGACTCCAGCTCCAGAGAGCCTAAATAACCAGGATGTAAGTGTTCCAAGGGCGGTCTTTATTCCTCACTCGAATTCCTTACCATTTGAAGAAAGACGCGTCACATTGGAGCAACCTGTCAAG ATTGGAAGGAATGTGTATCGCTCGTCTCCGTCACCTACGAATACAATATTCGAATGCAGGGTGTTATCGCGACACCATGCTACACTGTATTATGATAAAGGCCACTTTTACCTTGTG GACAACCAAAGCAGCAATGGCACATTTGTTAACAATAGTCGGTACACGTTGGCGAAGGAACCGCACGAGGTATTCTCCGGGGATATAGTCCAGTTCGGCATTCCTGTAGTCGAGAATGCCGATAATTCGGAAaag AACACATTTCCCCCCGTCGTCGCGCTCCTCAAACTCTACCACCCCGATGGCCAGGAGGCAAAATTGTCGTTCAACCCCGCCATGACAACTCCGCTACATCTCAAAGAGTTATATCAATTAAACAATTTCGTTCAG GAAGCGATCCAGCGCGAGGCGTCGCTGGAGAGCCGGCTGCGCACGCTGCGCGAGTGCGTGGAGCGCACGCGCGCCGAGGCGGCCGCGTCGTGGGAGCTGTTCGTGGGCGAGCAGCGCCTGCTCATGCGCGTGCACACCATGGAGGCCATGCTGGCGGCCGGCAAGAACCCCGACGCGCACCACGTGGCGCAGCTGCTCACCGACAAGAGGAACTACCAG GAGGTGGCGCAGGAGAGCCTGCGCACGGCGCACGAGCAGCGGCTGGCGCTGGAGGAGTCGCTGGAGCGCCGCAGTCGCGAGGCGGCCGCGCTGCACCACCACAACTACGCGCTGCGCCTCGCCGCCTCCGACGCGCTGCAGGAGCTGCAG AAATTAGCAGCCCGTTGCGACCGTAAGATGTGTGCAGCGCGCCTGGCAGTCGCTGCAGCGGAAGAGAGGGAGCAGACGTTAAGGAAACACCTGCCTCTCGCT TACTCTGTACAAAACGGCGAAGCGAAGATGTTAGTGGTGAGCACGGACAGCAACAAGCTGCAGGAGGCGAAGCGCAACGGCTCGCTGGAGGACGCCGTGCGCGCGCTGCCCGACTACATCAAGCTGCTGCTGCCGCAGCACTTACTCAACAAG GTGGGCATTAAGGCGATATCTGCTGAAGGAAAGTCAGCAAAAGAATTTGAACTGATTTtgaagcaaaataatatatataatttggaagAAAGag AAAAGCAGCAAGTGGAAGAATGCAGTGTCGGGGGCAGCGGGGAGAAACCTGGTGATTCAGATCTTTGTACTGACGATGAAAAGCATTCAAGGCTTAACCATG ACACAACAGTTCATGAAGTGGAAAATTTGGGAACCATAGATGGTGAAATTCGTCCAGATAACAATGCTAATTCTACTTATAGCGAACCTGACATAAAAGAAGATTCTTCG GGCAAGGGCGGCGTCGAATACGCCAACATATTGCGCGTGATGGCCGGACTCAACGAAGAGATCAAGGCTCTCCGCGAGCGAGTGAGCGCGTGCACGGCCGAGAACGAGAAGCTGCGCGACGTGCGCGACGAGCTGCTCGCCGCGCAGCTCGAGCCGCGCCcgcacgacgacgacgacgtcgCCACCTACCGCGCGCGCCTCGCTGACCTGCAG GAGCAACTCACCAAATCGACAGTAGCGGAGGAGGCGAAGGTCGCCGAGATTCAGCGGCTCGCCACGAACGCGGCGGAGATGCAGGCCGAGCTCGCGTTCCGACCCACGCGCGCCGACATCGACGACCTGACTGCCGTTGTGGGCAAGCTGCGTGCCGACCTGCTGGCGCGCGACCAGCAAGTTGAGCGTCTGCAAGCCGCCCTCGACAAGCACAGAAACACGGTCGACAGGGCCGTCGAAACGTCCACCTCGCTCGAGGACCTCCGTGTCGCCGTCGACGACACGATCGACGAGAAGCAGATCTCTGCCAAGATCGACGAGATGTTTAACATAGACGACGATGACGACGAAGACGAGGAGACCGATTCAGCGGTCACCGAGATCGATAAGGACGAAAGCGCGGTCGGCCCGCGATCCGACACGGTCGGCGTCGTCAGCGAGTACCTTAGACTCGACGACGAGGAGCGGCTGCAGGTCACGATGCAGAACGGGACCCTGCACGCCCTCGAGGAGGAGTTGGTGCGAGCCAAAGAGAGGTGGGCTGAGGTGTGCGCCGAGCGAGCTCGACTGGCGGCACAGCTGGCGACGGTGCAGAACAAGCCGCTCCGCCTAGATCTGTCGCACGCTGTGGCGTTAGCGGTGCCCGTGCTGGTGGCTTGCCTTTACTTCCTGTTGCTGCCTTACGTCTCCTGA